TCTGATGCTGGCTGAGATTGAGGAGCTGAGAGCCGCTctggagcagacagagagaggacgcaAAGTGGCTGAGCAGGAGCTGGTTGATGCTAGTGAGCGTGTTGGCCTGCTTCACTCTcaggtttgttttcattcattcaacagaaaatgaaattattaaGAACACTGTATATATCATAATAAACGTGAATTTTCTCAAACATCCAGAACAACAGTCTGCTGAACACCAAGAAGAAGCTGGAGTCTGACTTTGTCCAGGTTCAGGGTGAAGTTGATGACACTGTTCAGGAAGCAAGGAATGCTGAGGAGAAAGCCAAAAAGGCTATCACTGATGTGAGTTTACATCTCAATCTCAATACGTGGTTTTAAGGCTTATACCAAATGAAACTTGTACTGGAGACCATTTATCATTTCAGGCTGCCATGATGTCTGAGGAGTTGAAGAAGGAGCAGGACACAAGTGCTCATctggagaggatgaagaagaacctGGAGGTCACAGTCAAGGACCTGCAGCACCGTCTGGATGAGGCTGAGAACCTCGCAATGAAGGGTGGCAAGAAGCAGCTCCAGAAACTGGAGTCCAGGGTATGAAATGTCAAAAATTCAACTTTGAATGTATCAATTCAACTAAGCCTTTCTTTATCTGCTTTTAAATCCTTTTACAaaactttgattttcttttattatctaATTACAGGTGCGTGAGCTGGAGGCTGAAATTGAGGTCGAGCAGAGACGTGGAACTGATGCTATTAAAGGAGTCCGTAAATATGAGAGGAGAGTGAAGGAACTCACTTACCAGGTATAAACTTTACTAAAAACGATACATTACTTTGAGGTGTATTGTCTTTCACTTACATGAATTAATTTGTGCAGACTGAGGAGGACAAGAAGAATGTGAGCAGGCTTCAGGATCTGGTGGACAAGCTGCAGCTTAAAGTCAAGGCTTACAAGAGACAGGCTGAGGAGGCTGTACGTTAAATCTACATTTAACTTAACAACCTAACATTTACATCAGTTGAGTTAAAAATCTTATTTCATCGTGACCAAATtcatcaatataaataaatcctttgcaggaggagcaggccaACACTCATATGTCCAGGTGCAGGAAGGTTCAGCACGAGCTGGAAGAGGCTCAGGAGCGCGCTGACATCTCTGAGTCTCAGGTCAACAAGCTGAGAGCCAAGAGCCGTGATACTGGAAAGGTAACATTCTTTTTGACATCATGGCGACATAAGCTATTGCATATATCCATAACAACATGAAATTCTAATAGAAAATATATACATGCATAATTACcttatgggttagggttagggttagggttataaaTTATGAACTAGTTGCAGTGTGTTATTCCAAAAGTAATATAGGGGATAACACGTCAACATCCCTGCAAGATATATAACTGCAAGATATATAACCAGTACACAGTGAATGTGACTGTATTCCTCCTATAATACTGTACATTCCAGTAGACACCGCCTCCAAACACTAATgatctctccttctttctttcaggGAACTGACTCTGCTGAATAACATGCAAGATCTAGTTGAGGCCTTTAAACCAAGCTCAAACAATATGAGCGTGATTTTCCTTCTTGAAATcttcaataaatatttaaacttaCATGATTGTGTAagtttatgttgttttattcttaATGCATGTTGGACCCTAAACCAAAAGTCATGGGGGGAAAAGTGACATGACCGTGTATTATAACAGTGTGCGTGAATGTGATGTCCAGAATTACAAGTCAAGATGCACCATATATTTACTGAAAacatgtaataataaataatacatgtaCAAATAGATCTacattaatgaaaatgtttcaaATTGAGTGAAGGCTGTTTTTAATCCATACAGTCTTTGTTCTTTGCCAATTGTGTGCAGGAACTTATAAAGCACAAACACGAACAGCTTATCAGGTTTAATTtaggtttttctgttttttattgttattgtcagCTTCACACAGTTTGCCAGAGTTGTGGGTTAAATTACAGCCAAGCTACAGCTTCTCTCTTTGGATAAGCAGCTAAAGCAGTATAACATCATTTAACAGCAtacaatgtttttacatttgaaaaagcAATACAATTAGTTCTCACCCAAACCACTCATGTACACACAATGTGTACCAACATATATATGAAATATTTGCCCAGCCAAATAAAACAGGATCATCTGCTCATCTTGAGAGTCAAAAACAATTGTATAAACATTGCTTACTACTGACACATTTCTTCTAAATCCTGTTCCTCTGAAGAAAATTGACAGTGTTGCCAACCTGACTATTGTTTATTGCCACCATCCTTCCTATCTTTCTTCCCCTCCCCCTTTCCCTTTCCTTCCCCTGTCTTGTCCCTCCCCCTTCCAGGATCCCCTTTTTGACTTTGTCCTCCTTCAGCCATCGCTCTCTGCAGCTGGGCCATATGAACCTTCTCAATCAGAGAGAAGCAGTCGTCATCTGGGCTGATACGTGGGCTTGAAGTTACAGCATGTGCTTTGCTGGTTGCACTTGGGTTAGGAGATGACGGTCTTGAGCGAGCTTTCCTTGGACTTGCGTGGCTTGGAGAGCCGTGCCTGGACTTAACATCGTCTTTTGGGACAAGGTTTAAGTTGAAGGACAGGGGTCTGCCAAGTCCTGGGCTGAGGGGAATCACAAAGGTATCTCCTGGTGCTCCTAGAGTGAGGAACACCTCTGGGAATGCACATTGTTGAACAGCATTCTCTTGTCCCTTTGATAGATATAAGGGTCAATTAGCAGTGATCAAGACACACATCTTTTTTCAAGACAATAACCTTGGTGCAGTACAGCTTACCTGCTGTGGTGTGAAACTCATTGATACCCTCACTGTAACCTGTAAAAAAGTTATTCTTCAATACAGCGTCTAAGGTTTCACAATGTTTAGCCTTTCATGAAAGCTTTAGACAAAGACCAGACTTTAAAATCACTTCCAGCAGCAGGTGGTCAGATGTGCCCCTTATTGCTGAAACTCACAAAGAAAAGGAGCTTGACTCCATCCCCTacatctgttttttatttgaggtAAACGCGTTACCTGTGCTGGAGAGTGGAGATTCTTCTGATATtcagtttcaggggtaaatgacgcAGATCTGGGCAGGCCAGATGCTGCATTGTCCATTTGGGGTTGCGTGGTCGGTCTGGAACCGCCCTTCCTCGGTGTAGTTGGTGTACTTTCAGCCACAGTGATGAGTGGAGGACAGGCCTTACAAGAGAAATTCAAAGCAAAAGGCTATTTAGCTGTCAGGTATTTCATTATAACAGCTCTGACTTCTTTTGAGGTTATTGTGGGTTAAAGGCTCAGTGTAAGGGAAATAATACTGTCTTAGCATGCTTGTATTCTCTACAGTGATTACAGATGTGTGTCCATAGTTCTAGAGTTGAGATCCATGTAATTGAACCCTACAGATGCTCCGAAGAATAATATGGCACGATGTTTCTGCCATGAGATAGAGTTCTGTTTGTCAAAGGAATGTGTCACGTCACAACCTGCATACCACTCACTCTCTGGAAGTGtgacataaaaatgacaacgaGCCATAGTTAGCAATATTTGGGAATATTCTTTACTTCCACACCACCAATAATTAAATGTGGTGTCTCTTACTGGGATTTCAACCTTTGTACTTTCTTTACGTTCAGAATTCCCACTTATCCCCGGCAGGCGAGACAGGGCAACGCGTTGATCGTCTAGCCGTCGCCCTTGACTGGAGGTGATGATTTTGAAGAATGCATCAGCATCTGCACCTGCTGCAAAGAGTCGAGAGTTGTTTCCGTGACATGTAACTGGCATAAAACACATTCTTGACCCGCGTGCCCTGTGTGCCGTTTCTGACCTGTTGGCCCATTAGCGCTTccattgtgtgtgggtgtggcgGGTGTGCTTCTGCTTGGTTGCAAAGAGCAACGCTGCTCGTCCATACGTCCGCCTTGTGAATGACTAATCATATTGAGAAACTTGTCCTGCTCAGCGGGATGAGCCTGCTAAAAAATGTTGACAAAGAAAAGACACCAGCAGTGGTACAAGTCACAAATTGCGCAAAAATGAGGCTCACAAGACTCGAAATAAGCAGCATGAAATGAGCTTTACTATCTATCCCATGTCATTTTAATGTTATGACAAGGTGGAACTTTTAGGAAAAGGGTTAGCTACAACTGTAACAACATTTTTTGTTGCGCTCATTCATGTTGGGACTGATCGGAAACTATCTGGAAACACATGTGGGTGTCTGAGTCATCATTTCTAAACGTCCTTGACAGTGTTTCCAAAACTCGATAATTCCAGAGTTGTTCCAGGTGATGCGTTTTTAATAATAAAGAGTAATAGTCGAAGGGTTCAAAGCTATGAGCTGTCTATTAAGCAGCATCTCACCTGCTGATCTTGGGCGGTTTTGGCCCGGCTTAATGAGGCAGACCTCTGCACAGCTTTATCAGATGTCTCTGAATTGGGACGATCTTTGTGCGGAGTAGATTGGGTCCCAGGGTTGTGGAAGATCTGAGGTGCAGAGCATCGCTGTTCATCCATCCTTGATCCCTGTGAGTGTAAAATACAAGTCACTGTTGTAAAGACGGATCCAAGTGGTTGGGCTtattcttaaacatattctgtAGCTGCACAACACATTGTGAGACTAAATTAACaagaataattacatttttcgcATTGGTTTTCACATCACATGAAGTATGAGGCCAACCTGAAGTGTGGAGACCATGTAACACAAGTGGCTTGTGTCCCTCTCTGCAGCACTCGATGTTGATGTGCTACCCCCATTTTGTATTCCTGGCAATGAAAGAAGAGACACTCGCTGATCATCAAGCCGTCGGCCTTGAGAGTTGGCCAGCAAGCTGAAAAACTTTTCCGAATCTGGACCTGGGACGGTGAAAAGACAGACATTTTGAGCACACATATAAACCCTTACTATTACTATTGATAGGAAGGCAAACATGTTTGGACTCTAACCTGTGGGCACGGTGCTCTGACTGGGCTTGTGTTTGGGTGGGGTCTGAGGACTAGCATTTAAGACACATCGCTGCTCATCCATATGTTCGCGCTGGAAATTACTCATTAGGTTAAACAACGCATCCTGTTCGGCGCCAGTCAAGTCCTGGGTGTGGAAGAAAAAATACATGCAAAGACAAATGAACATTCAGAGGGCAAAcattttgctttgttgttttccaATGTCGATGTTGTGAGATTATATAATTCACCTGTTTTTTAGATGATTTATCTTTACTCTTAAGTCGTTCTACTTCTGAGCCGGGGCTGAAAGAGGCTGAGCGTGGAGGACCTGAACCAGAAGTTAACATATCCTTGTTTGGAGAAGACTTTTTCTCTGGCTTGAGGATTTGAGGCAGGGAGCATCTTTGCTCATCCATTCTGGAACCCTGAAAATATATCATGATCTTTTCATCATTTCTGGTCTTTTCTTACCATGAAAAAATCCAACAGACCATTATTAAATGATCCTTTAATCATGGTCTAAACAAACGTTCCCTTGTTAACGGTTCTTAAGATAATAACATGTTTATTGTTATATGTTTCCATGAGAACCTTGAAGTGATGCACATCCAAACCACAAATGAGAAACTGCACTGCTTTGTGAAGTTATGGCTGTTTGGACATATTGCTTTGTAGCATCCTAcgaatcatattttatttgtttaatatttGTTAATATTATAGTGACtaatttgaacatttaaaatcaGTGCTGACGTCAATACAGAACTTTGGTGCCTTCTCCGATTGCAGATTTTTtgttctgaaaataaaaaaggacaaacCTGGACTTTAGAGACCATGTAACACAAGTAGCTTGAATCTCCTGCAGCGGGAGATGTGGTCTTTTCTTTCGGTAATCCCGGTAATGGCTGCAGAGACACTCGCTGGTCATCGAGCCGGTTGCTTTGGGTGTTGGCCAAGAGATTGAAGAACATTTCAGGATCTGGACCTGGGGAAGAGggaacacaaaaacaagtgacTTAGTAACATGTAGATGATTCACTTTAAGAAATGAAAATGCAACTTGTCGGAACATGGAGGAAGCGATCCTTCACCTGTGTTTCCTGAACTTGCAagctttctgtctgtgttttgggGTGTGCAGGGAGCACTCTTGCTGGGGTTCAAGGAACAGCACTGGTCGTCCATGCGCCCTCGCTGTCCATGGCTGATCATATTCATGAACTTAGCCTGGTCATCATGTGATTCTGTCTATTGGACAAAAACAGTGTGACAGCAATTTGACCAAATGGAGATGcgatatttaattatataagcAATCCAGCAAGAGATGTCTGTAGTTATTAAAGCTGTGCGAATATAGGATAGAACGCACCTTTATGGTATTGGAGCGGTCACGCTGAGGGGGAACATCTAATTGGTGGACAGGTGACTGAAGTTTCCTGTGTCTATCTGGAGTACTCTCGGTCACAGAGATGTGAGGGGCAGAGTCGTTCTGGTCACTCAAAGGTTTCTGAGGAAACAAGTCATATTTTGGAGGACATAGTTATTTATTCATCCCACCATCTGTGCAGGTCGATACACTCAGCACTTTGATAACCTATAGCCTGGTACCTGGTCGTTAATTCCCGCCAATGAAAACTTGAGGTTATCAAGGCATTGTCCTTGCTTGTTGTCCAGGGTATGGGAGAACTCCTTATGGTTTGAACCTGTGGGTACAGAGAGGAAAATGTCCACAATCAATGTACAAAAGGACACATAGAATGTAGCTAGTACATAATGCATCCATTCTTTCTACCAGCAGGTGTGGTTTTGATTTGTGCAGTTTTAGCAGGACTCAAGGTGCAGCGTTGTTCATCCATTCGTCCACGCCCCGAGAGACTCATGATGTTCAGGATCTGATCCTGCTCTGGAGATTTCTGTGGAACATGGGATAAAAGATTTagcagagaaataaataatgtaagtACAACATCACAATTTAGAGACAATGTTTTTATCCTTGACAATTGAGTCTTTTGACCAAAACAATTGTGGCTTATTACCTGATATATATAATCACAGAAAAACTCAATATAAAACATGAATGTATCATCAAAATTCAACAATATATTACACCGTCAAAACATTGCACAAAaagcataaaaacaacataatacaCTTTCTATTTTTAACCACAGACTAGAATTTGGATACAAtcatctatttaaaaaaaaaaaaattcttaatATTTTACAAGAACACAACATTCAAGTTAAAAGTGAGTGTTACATTCCAAAGGACCTACCAGCACGTTGTTGGTAGCTTCTGCATTCGAGTCCATTTCAGCATCTGCCATAATGAAAAAGTATACAAAGAAATGGAAAAAGGTTCCTGAATGAAAACTATTTGATCTGAGAAACTTTACAGAAAGTTACACAAGAGTATTTCCTGTGATCGGTGAAGATTCATTCACTATGTCCTGAACAGATCTACTGTCTATGTATGCCTCGGCATCTGTGATCCCAATCGATGCTGCTCCAGATGTGTTCTGGATGTGGCTCGGTGCAAGGCTTTTAAACAGACTTAAGGTCTGCGTATTAACCCATTGCCATTAAGACCAGCCGGTGTGCTGTTGTTAATATTACCATCTGTAAtcccagatgaaaacataatcctCAGCATGGAGGGGATCATCTTTTACTCTGATAGGTTGGTGTACATGCTCTGCGTTATGGCCTAACACTTTACTTAAACTTTGTGTCTGTGAGTCTGCCTCGCTCTCATTGAAAGGTGTAGGCAGGAAAATATAGAGATGGATATTTGCACCGTGGGTTCATTTCAGccgaaacaaaaaacacaaatgtattgAAGAAAAAGGTGGAAATTATAGCATGGTAGTAATTATgttataaatacatattattttatatttattacaaataaaatgtaaatcgatattgagaattttttttacattttactgagACTAaaattgaatatatttatataaaataatcagatTAATAGACTGGTTAGATAAATTGAATATAGttgtgaataatttttttttattatattctatCCAGGGGCAACTAGAAATTAGATATTACTATGGTAGTTACATTATTTTCATCAACTTATTATGCCCATTCAAAGTCCTCTGAAGCACTTCACACAATACATCAATTTAAGTCAATCTTATATTTCTTTAATAGCTCATTtttaacaacaaataaacaaacacccaCCACACTTGCTCCCAggaatatataaacatattatgCATGTGCAAGATATCATACGACAGCAGTTGAGACATTTTGTCTGAGATTCAATTTCCaagaggaagggggagagaTTTCACACAATAAATTTCACTAAATGAACAACGCAAACATCCATTGACCTATGTACATAAACTTGAATAAGATTTTGGGTGTGAGACGATCCAGTTTTGTTGAAATTATGCAGATTTTGAGTACAAAATTAGGGAAATCAAATATAACACAGTAACAAAAGTAAGATTTTGAATGAGAATAGTACAATTATCTAAATATTAGCAATTCTGTTAAATATTTGAATACAGTGTCAATCACAGCAGTGTACAGATCCCACAcgacaaaataaatgataaaaataacGTTCTAAAAGAAAATTATGATTCACAAATGTTTCCCTCCATGGCTACAACTAAAATGTATCTTCATATTTCTCGTCAGATGACCCGATAATCTGAAATAAGAGACTAAACCCTTGTTCCAGTGTGCTCCTCCCTGTTCAGTGTCGTCACTCTCTAACAATCGGGATTAGGAACTTGGTCCAGACTCTTGAGGTCATTGAGGAAGCTGGTTGGAGTCAGTATGTGAGAGGACCCTGTTaagaagagagggatgaatacatttggaaaaaaaagaatgacaAGAAAATCGTACTGAACGTTGGATTTCTGGAAGAGGCAGATACGAGAACCACAGCCTTTCAAACAGCGATTGCTTACCGATCAACACTTCCCATTTCCCCTCAGTGGCGCGAGTGACTTCATAAGCAGAACGCATCTCGGAGTGGGACGCCCCaccaatcacaaaaacaataagTCGAGGTCCGGTGCGATATTCTGTTGGAGACTTATTTTTGTGCCAGTGTCCAAAGCGTGCACTGctgtaaaagaaataaaactatAATTTAGCAAATAGTCATTATTACTAAAACTAAGACCTGTTTGTGAGCAGCCAGTCTTAGTACTCAACAGAGATTCAATAACAGCAACTACTATGTaatgcaataaataaaaaaaattccagtCTGGAGATGAGCTTTATTTAAGTATATTGTCTTGTTGCTATACATAGTTTAAAGCCGGACATTGCCATGTCCGGTTTCGAATGTATGTCCAGTCCTATGTGCTGTAGCCAGACTATATTCTAGTGTTAATACTAATGACCACTCAGCTTTAATTCTGCACTTTGCTGAAAGGAAGGAGACATTCTGCATTATACAGATTATGACTGAATCCAGGTCCATCAGTGTGGCTGGTATGAGCACCATCATCATGGTGGGTATTCCCTGAGGGATTAAAGACTATTTAGAGAAAAACTGGCTGAATTTCACCTTTTCATCTCCAGCCTGCTTTGTCAAATATGAGATGGATCTCAAACTAAGTTACAGAGATAAAAGCTTTCTTTGACATTAATCTGTCTGTGTCCCCTGTGTATATTTTTGCtggtacaaaaaaaattaagctAAATTGACAATTTTTCAAACCGAGATCTGAGAGATTTTTTCTCAGATCTCATATTCTCCCTTTTAAATATCTCAaccattttttatatatatatatatatatatatatatatatcttgaaCTCTCATAAACTTAACCATCTACAGCTCACATATTATTTCACCCACCTGACTGCAGTCTGAGTTGTATTGATGGGAGCAGGATCAGAGATGAATGGCCATTGCTTTCTGTCCAGTTTGTCTTCTATGGCACTCTGTaatacagaaacacagatgTTCTCAAAAGCTGAGAGCAAAACAGGGGCAGGTGGGCCACCAACACCCTATTTTAGCTGTTATACCTCCATGACATCTTTCAGGATGGGTGTCCATCTAGAGAGCTGGTATGTGCTCTCTTTGCGCTCCTTCCGCTCTGGCAGCGTGTTCCCAGCATTGCGACCCTGACAAGCAACATATCTCATGTAAACATGGAGAGTAAACAACATTGACACTGGAGCCAAATTGCAATCGAGAAACTTACCCCAGCTATGATGTTACAGCCCAGGTTCTGCAGGTTGGTGATGATGTTGCTGTCGGCCTGTATGTTAGCATGCTGGATGAGCTTTACCAGGTTCTCCTCCCCGATGCCTGCATGGATAACCAGACTCTTAATAGGTTTGAGCAACTCAGTCTAATGAAGCagccgcaaacacacacatttcttacAGTCCACAAAAAAAATGCAGGTTTTTAAATTCTACATTAGTTGAAACAGAAAGAGGTGTGTCAAGGGCCACACCTTTTTTCTTGTGAAATATGTACAGCAGGATGATGCGGATTTTGTCGTAAGCTTCAATTTCTTGGTTGAGAAGCACAGGAACAATGCATTTCATGGCATCTTTCAGTGGCTCCCCTTCTGCATTTGCTCCAATTGCCAGGTCCTGTGGAAGACAACCATGGTTAACTATTAACCGCTGCTGGAATCTCACATAACATTTAAAACTCTGTCAGCTGACAGTCAACTCACGGGACTATTGGCCTCTCGACTTCACTTCTACTTCCATGAACCGTAAAGTACAGAATATCACTAGATCTTTTTCACTAAACTACTCAAAAAGGTTAATACTGGCAGTCCAAGCACTGAAAACTGATCTTTCCAATAATCCAATAATGAATATTTACAAAtttgtccctaaataaacttaACACTAAATTGCACTGTAAACTTCCTGCATTATGTAATCCTTTAACTATGTCCAAAATAATGGAAAATATTTGCCCCTTAACCTGGGCTTTTATACTTACATCTAGCTTTGGGGGATTTCCCTTTTATGCAATCCTGGGCACTGTGTGACCTCCTTAAAAAGTCTTGCTAagctttaaaacaaatttagacTAAGCCTTGTTAGGGCCAATCAGCATCGGAGCCTTTTATGTGCGACTGAATCTGAACAGTGACTAGAgaagcacaaataaaaaaacacacatccctTTGTTTATAATACTGCACATACATTTGTATTGGGTTGCCCAAACAATGTAGAACACGTTAACGCATGACAGCTGAGAGtgatctgttgttgtttggaTCACACTGTCCgtattagagccaaaaaatgtcCACTAGATTAAAGAggcagctttcagacatgctgACAATCCATTAGTACGGTCAGgtgattcattaaaaaaagagcCCCATTAACACTTGCATTTCATAATGCCACAACCATGCACAGCTTCCTCTGTGCTTGTGACTCATTTGATTCCAGACTAAATACAGCATAATACAGTCAACCCCTCAAGGAGATGAGGCATGTCTGGCACATACATATGACACACTAGGAACTGGCACCATATTGAACCATGGCTTTATCCAAAGGCTCTTGTTGATGGAAGGATTTTAACATCACCCTGTAGAACATACACTCGGTAATGACTGaaacagcttcttcttcatgtcTGTGGATTTATGGCTGTTGATGTCCGGTCCCAAGCTTCTTAGGcaatattatgattatgattctCCGTaaaagatttaataaaaaaaacaaaaacagactgtGCCAGTGCCATTTGATCATACTCCAGAGGATCTATAAATAAAGACATCACATCAAGGTCACTTAGTAAGCAGAGGGAGTGGGATGAGTATTTCCATGTCAGATACGCTC
Above is a genomic segment from Pleuronectes platessa chromosome 16, fPlePla1.1, whole genome shotgun sequence containing:
- the LOC128458456 gene encoding uncharacterized protein LOC128458456, with protein sequence MADAEMDSNAEATNNVLKSPEQDQILNIMSLSGRGRMDEQRCTLSPAKTAQIKTTPAGSNHKEFSHTLDNKQGQCLDNLKFSLAGINDQKPLSDQNDSAPHISVTESTPDRHRKLQSPVHQLDVPPQRDRSNTIKTESHDDQAKFMNMISHGQRGRMDDQCCSLNPSKSAPCTPQNTDRKLASSGNTGPDPEMFFNLLANTQSNRLDDQRVSLQPLPGLPKEKTTSPAAGDSSYLCYMVSKVQGSRMDEQRCSLPQILKPEKKSSPNKDMLTSGSGPPRSASFSPGSEVERLKSKDKSSKKQDLTGAEQDALFNLMSNFQREHMDEQRCVLNASPQTPPKHKPSQSTVPTGPDSEKFFSLLANSQGRRLDDQRVSLLSLPGIQNGGSTSTSSAAERDTSHLCYMVSTLQGSRMDEQRCSAPQIFHNPGTQSTPHKDRPNSETSDKAVQRSASLSRAKTAQDQQQAHPAEQDKFLNMISHSQGGRMDEQRCSLQPSRSTPATPTHNGSANGPTAGADADAFFKIITSSQGRRLDDQRVALSRLPGISGNSERKESTKVEIPACPPLITVAESTPTTPRKGGSRPTTQPQMDNAASGLPRSASFTPETEYQKNLHSPAQVTVRVSMSFTPQQGQENAVQQCAFPEVFLTLGAPGDTFVIPLSPGLGRPLSFNLNLVPKDDVKSRHGSPSHASPRKARSRPSSPNPSATSKAHAVTSSPRISPDDDCFSLIEKVHMAQLQRAMAEGGQSQKGDPGRGRDKTGEGKGKGEGKKDRKDGGNKQ